The Ornithinimicrobium faecis genome includes a window with the following:
- a CDS encoding zinc-dependent metalloprotease, giving the protein MTDLQRADRGTTSEPAGGGATAGASANAGADATAGAGYVDWDFAASAGRRLAPPGPKAGRAQIERLVAELRDATERAVEPVAHTSGLRAPEEAPTPLVVDRGGWIEANTASLRGMLGPVLDHVVTRRKDNQPSETAQRFGGRMTGTEVAGMLAWMSTKVLGQYDLAPEGTPRLLLVAPNILAVERDLGVDPADFRLWVCLHEETHRVQFTAVPWLRQHIVDAARELGTELVPESDQMSQRLQEIVTALPGVLRGESDITQVLATPEQRERLAEVTAVMSLLEGHADVIMDDVGPSVIPSVATIRARFQERRKGSGGVDRILRRLLGMDAKMAQYRDGAVFVRSVTDQVGRDGFNRVWESPETLPRAAEIADPAAWVRRVHG; this is encoded by the coding sequence ATGACGGATCTGCAGCGAGCTGACCGCGGCACGACCTCTGAGCCGGCTGGGGGAGGGGCCACTGCCGGGGCAAGTGCCAACGCCGGGGCGGACGCCACCGCCGGGGCAGGTTATGTCGACTGGGACTTCGCAGCCTCGGCCGGACGACGCCTCGCGCCGCCCGGACCCAAGGCGGGCCGTGCACAGATCGAGCGGCTCGTGGCCGAGCTGCGCGATGCCACCGAGCGAGCCGTCGAGCCGGTCGCCCACACCAGTGGACTGCGCGCCCCCGAGGAGGCCCCGACGCCGCTGGTCGTTGACCGCGGTGGCTGGATCGAGGCCAACACCGCCTCCCTGCGCGGCATGCTGGGGCCGGTGCTGGACCACGTCGTGACCCGCCGCAAGGACAACCAACCGTCCGAGACCGCCCAACGTTTCGGCGGTCGGATGACCGGCACCGAGGTCGCCGGCATGCTCGCCTGGATGAGCACCAAGGTGCTCGGACAATACGACCTCGCGCCCGAGGGCACACCGCGCCTGCTCCTGGTCGCCCCCAACATCCTCGCCGTGGAGCGCGACCTCGGCGTCGACCCGGCCGACTTCCGGCTCTGGGTCTGCCTGCACGAGGAGACCCACCGGGTGCAGTTCACCGCAGTGCCGTGGTTGCGCCAGCACATCGTCGACGCCGCTCGCGAGCTCGGGACCGAGCTGGTCCCCGAGTCCGACCAGATGAGCCAACGGCTCCAGGAGATCGTCACGGCACTGCCGGGCGTGCTGCGCGGTGAGAGCGACATCACGCAGGTGCTAGCCACGCCCGAGCAGCGTGAGCGCCTCGCCGAGGTCACCGCCGTCATGTCGCTGCTCGAGGGTCACGCCGACGTGATCATGGACGACGTCGGCCCCTCGGTGATCCCGAGCGTCGCCACGATCCGGGCACGGTTCCAGGAGCGCCGCAAGGGCTCCGGCGGGGTCGACCGCATCCTGCGCCGGCTGCTCGGCATGGACGCCAAGATGGCGCAGTATCGCGACGGCGCTGTCTTTGTCCGCTCGGTCACCGACCAGGTGGGCCGCGACGGCTTCAACCGGGTGTGGGAGTCCCCCGAGACACTCCCGCGCGCGGCCGAGATCGCCGACCCGGCCGCGTGGGTGCGCCGGGTCCACGGCTGA